In Mycobacterium sp. JS623, one genomic interval encodes:
- a CDS encoding GAF domain-containing sensor histidine kinase, which yields MSELLNLKTRPASQFGGSLDGGHLRAECRRLIAQRAALRRLAGLVAGGVGPCEVFGAVADEMCRYAGGECAGLYRYESSGEITLMAGAYHAAASPVQWPVGTRTPIAGNTLASTVLATGRPARMDSYENVAGALAAQVRAIGVRAAVGVPVIVDGRVWGLATVGTHRPGPMPADAEVRITCFAELAATAVVAGYRDEQKQQLLAEASQRLHRAADGERRRIERDLHDGAQQHLVTLALHALEAEACAPAELGELKNQLSRLVSGLAEVSLELQEISRGIPPAILTKGGLGAALAQLARRSPVPVQLDVNLTATLPQPLQIAAYYLVAEALTNTAKHAHAHTIEVHLHTDHTDTGTGQSGDPVLRVWVTDDGRGGANPHGGSGLDGLNDRIHALGGRLWLHSPPEAGTTIRAELPLTQPSAPPGRFG from the coding sequence ATGAGTGAACTTCTAAACCTCAAGACCCGTCCTGCCAGCCAATTTGGCGGGTCTCTCGATGGTGGACACTTGCGCGCCGAGTGTCGTCGGCTGATTGCCCAGCGGGCGGCGTTGCGGCGGTTGGCGGGGTTGGTGGCTGGCGGGGTGGGGCCGTGTGAGGTGTTTGGCGCGGTGGCTGATGAGATGTGTCGATATGCCGGCGGGGAGTGCGCGGGACTGTACCGCTATGAGAGCAGCGGGGAGATTACGTTGATGGCCGGTGCTTACCATGCCGCTGCCAGCCCGGTGCAGTGGCCGGTGGGCACGCGGACACCGATCGCGGGCAACACCCTGGCCTCGACGGTGCTGGCCACCGGTCGCCCGGCGCGGATGGACAGCTATGAAAATGTCGCCGGGGCGCTGGCGGCGCAGGTCCGTGCGATCGGGGTGCGCGCGGCCGTCGGGGTGCCGGTCATCGTCGATGGCCGGGTGTGGGGACTGGCCACTGTCGGGACGCATCGACCCGGCCCGATGCCCGCCGACGCCGAGGTGCGCATCACCTGTTTTGCTGAGCTGGCCGCCACTGCGGTGGTGGCCGGGTATCGCGACGAGCAGAAACAACAGCTGCTCGCCGAGGCCTCTCAACGGTTGCATCGGGCCGCCGATGGTGAGCGCCGACGCATCGAACGCGATCTGCACGACGGCGCCCAGCAGCACCTGGTCACCCTGGCGCTGCACGCGCTGGAAGCCGAAGCCTGCGCACCGGCCGAACTGGGCGAGCTCAAGAACCAATTGTCGCGCCTCGTGTCGGGATTGGCCGAGGTGTCGCTGGAGCTGCAGGAAATCTCGCGCGGCATCCCGCCGGCGATTCTGACCAAGGGCGGACTGGGCGCCGCGCTGGCGCAGTTGGCGCGCCGCTCACCGGTGCCCGTCCAGCTTGACGTCAACCTGACCGCCACGCTGCCCCAACCCCTGCAGATCGCGGCCTACTATTTGGTGGCCGAGGCGCTGACCAACACCGCCAAACACGCCCACGCCCACACCATCGAGGTCCACCTCCACACCGACCACACCGACACCGGCACCGGGCAATCCGGTGATCCGGTGCTGCGGGTCTGGGTGACCGACGACGGCCGCGGCGGCGCGAACCCCCACGGCGGCTCCGGGCTGGACGGGCTCAACGACCGGATACACGCCCTAGGCGGACGACTCTGGCTACACAGCCCCCCCGAAGCCGGCACCACCATCCGCGCCGAACTCCCACTCACCCAACCCTCCGCACCCCCAGGCCGGTTCGGCTAA
- a CDS encoding helix-turn-helix transcriptional regulator produces MGPSTGVFDLGGHRLATPPIRGRARELKVINALLARLVQGHGGILVIEGPPGIGKSRLLTEVMALADQSGVRTLLGEAFEYQQTVPFFSLFMATLRADPPVGDADALRRLGGSSDLRYWVVHDLADAIHAAAAQTPLAIVLEDIHWADNSTLLALRSLATTRPDAPVLWVLTARTGAGGPAVQETLSVLDRANATFVRLAAMKQEGVADMVEDAVRARADWSLLNLAAKAHGNPFLLMELVGGLGEEGRLNISGGRAVVTGDELPRRLGASMQQRLDRLSSDAGEVVQVASVLPDRFSAGLLAKMLDRQPTSLLSAVGEAVRADLLVEDGERLRFRHDLLRESARQSLPQSLRRAMERQAASIMLSMGAAPAEVATQLARSAEPGDVEAIGALRQAAQSVGHTDASAAADLSKRALELLPAEDPEHGSLVAETVGLLNQASRYEEAEELAVAALSAASPQQEEAEIRLRLATFTVHSAQRRVEENRRALQLGEISEVTRARHLAWLAYNLMVNDRGGERREAAKEAAAAAASTGDLESKIVADLTFALVDGGDGYVGRSLRRLEELCALARTSDATAAHDLAAINFAILLVVVGRLDDAAAQVADGMEQARRAGNAMVLDMWTLIDGFVHLAAGRLSAARAAAESPSRPERTAATQLYLLRMAILAEVAVRTDDRNLLQQKVNDARDAYSSGTSFVGRGAAHVLALAAWMRDDVHDAMRWLGDITLFDSPLWPQVLDQVILGARVASAAGDAGLRARVLHATDLLEREDPAIPLFAGVAGYARGILEHDAATLVAAADLLRAASRPLLYAAAAEDAGAELAHTGRRDEALDQLNAAFDTYLHHQALTDARRVGRQLRRLGVQRRIVSHPRAKTGWDSLTDSELTVLNLIAQGVTNRDVAAQLHLSLHTVKNHVHNAFAKLGINSRAQLPQLMPAPD; encoded by the coding sequence GTGGGGCCTTCAACCGGCGTCTTTGATCTCGGCGGCCACCGGCTCGCAACTCCGCCGATTCGGGGCCGGGCGCGCGAGTTGAAGGTGATCAATGCGCTGCTGGCAAGGCTGGTCCAGGGCCATGGGGGCATTCTGGTCATCGAGGGGCCACCGGGCATCGGGAAGAGCCGGTTGCTGACCGAGGTGATGGCGCTGGCCGACCAGTCCGGGGTGCGCACTTTGTTGGGTGAGGCATTCGAATATCAGCAGACGGTGCCGTTTTTCTCGCTGTTTATGGCGACGCTGCGCGCCGATCCCCCGGTCGGAGATGCCGACGCGCTGCGGCGGCTGGGCGGGTCGTCCGATCTGCGCTATTGGGTGGTGCACGATTTGGCCGACGCGATTCATGCGGCGGCGGCGCAAACTCCGCTGGCGATTGTGCTCGAGGACATCCACTGGGCCGATAACTCCACGCTGTTGGCGCTGCGATCGCTGGCCACTACGCGCCCGGACGCGCCGGTGCTGTGGGTTCTGACCGCCCGCACCGGGGCCGGCGGGCCGGCGGTGCAGGAAACCCTGTCGGTGCTCGACCGCGCAAACGCGACATTCGTGCGACTGGCGGCCATGAAGCAGGAAGGGGTCGCCGACATGGTGGAGGACGCGGTGCGGGCGAGGGCGGATTGGTCGCTGCTGAATCTGGCCGCCAAGGCGCACGGAAACCCATTCCTGCTTATGGAGCTCGTCGGGGGTCTGGGCGAGGAGGGCCGGCTCAATATCAGCGGTGGCCGTGCGGTGGTCACCGGAGACGAGCTGCCGCGGCGGCTGGGCGCCAGTATGCAGCAGCGACTTGACCGGCTCTCCAGCGATGCTGGCGAGGTAGTGCAGGTGGCTTCAGTGTTGCCGGACCGGTTCTCGGCTGGCCTGCTGGCCAAGATGCTGGACCGTCAGCCTACGTCGTTGCTCTCCGCGGTCGGGGAAGCGGTGCGCGCGGATCTGCTCGTCGAAGACGGTGAGCGGCTGAGGTTTCGGCACGACTTGCTGCGTGAGTCCGCCCGGCAGTCGTTGCCGCAGTCGCTGCGGCGCGCCATGGAGCGCCAAGCGGCGTCGATCATGCTCAGTATGGGCGCGGCACCGGCCGAGGTGGCCACCCAGCTGGCGCGCAGCGCCGAGCCCGGAGACGTGGAGGCGATCGGCGCCCTGCGGCAGGCCGCGCAATCAGTTGGCCACACTGATGCGAGCGCGGCCGCGGACTTGAGCAAGCGCGCGTTGGAGCTGTTGCCTGCCGAAGACCCTGAGCATGGGTCGCTGGTCGCCGAAACGGTGGGGTTGCTCAACCAGGCCAGCCGCTATGAGGAGGCCGAGGAGTTGGCCGTTGCGGCGCTCTCGGCGGCGTCGCCCCAACAGGAGGAGGCCGAGATTCGCCTGCGCCTGGCCACGTTCACAGTGCACAGTGCACAGCGGCGCGTCGAGGAGAATCGTCGAGCGTTGCAGTTGGGCGAGATCAGCGAGGTGACCCGGGCGCGGCATCTGGCGTGGCTGGCCTACAACCTGATGGTGAACGACCGAGGTGGGGAACGGCGCGAGGCGGCCAAGGAGGCCGCCGCGGCCGCGGCATCGACCGGTGATCTCGAATCGAAAATCGTGGCCGACCTCACCTTCGCTTTGGTCGACGGTGGCGACGGGTACGTGGGCCGCTCGCTACGCCGCCTCGAGGAGCTTTGCGCGCTCGCCCGCACGAGTGATGCGACCGCCGCTCATGACTTGGCCGCAATCAACTTCGCGATCCTGCTGGTGGTGGTCGGCCGGTTGGACGATGCTGCGGCCCAAGTCGCCGACGGAATGGAGCAAGCCCGCCGGGCAGGCAACGCGATGGTCCTTGATATGTGGACCTTGATTGACGGGTTTGTCCACCTCGCTGCTGGCCGGTTGTCTGCCGCGCGCGCCGCGGCCGAATCCCCGTCGCGCCCAGAACGGACAGCCGCGACCCAACTATACCTGCTGCGGATGGCCATTCTCGCCGAGGTGGCGGTGCGCACCGATGACCGAAACTTGTTGCAGCAGAAGGTCAATGACGCGCGCGACGCCTACTCCAGCGGCACGTCTTTCGTAGGTCGGGGAGCGGCGCATGTGCTGGCGCTGGCGGCATGGATGCGCGACGACGTCCATGACGCGATGCGCTGGCTCGGCGACATCACGCTGTTCGACTCACCACTCTGGCCCCAGGTCCTAGATCAGGTGATCTTGGGTGCGCGGGTGGCGTCGGCGGCCGGTGATGCCGGCTTGCGCGCGCGTGTCCTACACGCCACGGACCTGCTCGAGCGAGAGGACCCGGCGATCCCGTTGTTCGCCGGGGTGGCCGGATATGCCCGCGGGATACTCGAACATGACGCCGCAACATTGGTGGCTGCCGCGGACCTGCTTCGGGCGGCGTCGCGGCCGCTTCTGTACGCCGCGGCTGCCGAGGACGCCGGCGCTGAACTCGCACACACCGGTCGTCGTGACGAGGCGCTGGACCAGCTCAATGCCGCATTCGACACCTACCTGCACCACCAAGCGCTCACCGATGCGCGCCGGGTGGGCCGCCAGTTGCGCCGGCTCGGTGTGCAACGGCGCATCGTCAGCCACCCGCGAGCCAAAACGGGCTGGGACAGTCTCACCGACTCCGAGCTCACAGTTCTCAACCTGATCGCCCAGGGCGTCACCAACCGCGACGTCGCCGCGCAGCTGCACCTTTCCCTGCATACGGTGAAAAACCACGTCCACAATGCGTTCGCCAAGCTGGGCATCAACTCCCGCGCCCAATTGCCGCAGCTCATGCCCGCGCCAGATTGA
- a CDS encoding GAF domain-containing sensor histidine kinase, with amino-acid sequence MTPYSPSSVAESPSSTIDPDVRARRANDGEPNAGRRADLTFDEDAVDGLTAEDFPAELDENPPAKLYTEYRRLVAEQDALRRLAALVAGGVGPCEVFDAVADEMCRYAGGQCAGLYRYETSTGEITLMAGAYHAAAAPAQWPVGTRTPIAGNTLASTMLRTGRPARMDSYDNVAGPIAARVRAVGVRAAVGVPVIVDGRVWGLATVGTARRGPMPADTEVRITRFAELAASALVAGYRDEQKQQLLAQASQRLHRAADRERRRIERDLHDGAQQHLVTLALHALEAEACAPAELGELKDQLSRIVSGLAEVSLELQEISRGIPPAILTHGGLAAALAQLARRCPVPVDLDIALTATLPQPLQIAAYYLVAEALTNTAKHAHADTIEVNLHTDTGQSGDPVLRVVVTDDGRGGADPHGGSGLVGLTDRIQALGGQLWLHSTPGAGTTIRAELPLTQPPTPPAGSAAQVRRATNTDPTRSG; translated from the coding sequence ATGACTCCATATTCGCCTAGCTCGGTCGCCGAATCACCAAGTAGCACTATCGATCCCGATGTACGGGCAAGACGCGCCAACGACGGCGAACCGAACGCAGGGCGTCGAGCTGACCTGACATTTGATGAGGATGCGGTGGACGGACTAACCGCCGAGGACTTCCCTGCCGAACTCGACGAGAACCCCCCCGCCAAGCTGTACACCGAGTATCGCCGGCTGGTCGCCGAGCAGGACGCGTTGCGGCGGTTGGCGGCGTTGGTGGCTGGGGGGGTGGGGCCGTGTGAGGTGTTCGACGCGGTGGCTGATGAGATGTGTCGGTATGCCGGCGGGCAGTGCGCCGGTCTGTACCGCTACGAGACCAGCACCGGCGAAATTACGTTGATGGCCGGTGCTTACCATGCCGCGGCGGCCCCAGCGCAGTGGCCGGTGGGCACCCGCACACCGATCGCGGGCAACACCCTGGCCTCGACGATGCTGCGCACCGGTCGCCCGGCGCGGATGGACAGCTACGACAACGTCGCCGGGCCGATCGCCGCACGAGTCCGAGCGGTCGGCGTGCGCGCGGCGGTGGGGGTGCCGGTCATCGTTGACGGCCGGGTGTGGGGACTGGCCACCGTCGGAACGGCTCGACGCGGCCCGATGCCCGCCGACACCGAGGTCCGCATCACCCGCTTCGCCGAACTGGCCGCCAGTGCTCTAGTAGCCGGTTACCGCGACGAGCAGAAACAACAGCTGCTGGCCCAGGCGTCTCAACGGTTGCATCGGGCCGCCGATCGTGAGCGTCGGCGCATCGAACGCGATCTGCACGACGGCGCCCAGCAGCACCTGGTCACCCTGGCGCTGCACGCGCTGGAAGCCGAAGCCTGCGCACCGGCCGAACTGGGCGAGCTCAAAGATCAACTGTCGCGCATCGTGTCGGGATTGGCCGAGGTGTCGCTGGAGCTGCAGGAAATCTCGCGCGGCATCCCGCCGGCGATTCTGACCCACGGTGGACTGGCCGCCGCGCTGGCGCAGTTGGCGCGCCGCTGCCCGGTGCCGGTGGACCTGGACATCGCGCTGACGGCCACGCTGCCCCAACCCCTCCAGATCGCCGCCTACTACTTGGTGGCCGAGGCGCTGACCAACACCGCCAAACACGCCCACGCCGACACCATCGAGGTAAACCTCCACACCGACACCGGGCAATCCGGTGATCCGGTGCTGCGGGTGGTGGTGACCGACGACGGCCGCGGCGGCGCGGACCCCCACGGCGGCTCCGGGTTGGTCGGGCTCACCGACCGGATACAAGCCCTGGGCGGACAGCTGTGGCTACACAGCACCCCCGGCGCCGGCACCACCATCCGCGCCGAACTCCCACTCACCCAACCCCCCACACCCCCGGCCGGTTCGGCTGCTCAAGTGAGACGTGCAACCAACACTGACCCGACTAGATCAGGCTAA
- a CDS encoding mandelate racemase/muconate lactonizing enzyme family protein: MKIKDVQLSILRTELDETVIPTQGAVDTMPQLVLVSISTEEGIDGHYVSYLIPAKAVEHAAEVARTILVGRDTYDVAALSHEMTNALPPYSNPPALAAADACLWDINAKAADLPLYKYLGAHRHKIRAYASTVAYSTIEGYLDAIRAAVAEGFTAVKFHPFREARRDIELAQAIRQEFPHIDLMIDPVCAYSVPDALAVGKVLEGLNFYWFENPISDLDLKGLAVLASKLSVPLAVGEQNFAGFPALREYLTTGVGFYVRTLAEYSGGVTQLMKAAHACEAFGLNYEIHSYGPTLNLAMYLNVALAVRNCEFAEIMVPQNMLSMGMADADLPVVDGEGFIAAPRKPGLGYAIDRDKVENLTIQRF; this comes from the coding sequence ATGAAGATCAAGGATGTTCAGCTGTCCATCCTGCGCACCGAACTCGACGAGACCGTGATTCCCACGCAGGGAGCGGTGGACACGATGCCCCAACTGGTACTCGTCTCGATCTCGACCGAAGAAGGCATTGACGGACACTACGTGAGCTATCTGATCCCGGCCAAGGCGGTCGAACACGCTGCCGAGGTCGCGAGGACGATCCTCGTCGGAAGGGACACCTATGATGTCGCGGCCCTAAGCCATGAGATGACAAATGCCCTGCCGCCGTATTCGAATCCACCTGCCCTTGCCGCAGCCGACGCCTGTCTATGGGACATCAACGCGAAAGCGGCCGATTTACCGCTGTACAAATACCTTGGCGCGCATCGCCACAAGATCCGGGCGTACGCCAGCACCGTCGCCTATTCGACGATCGAGGGCTACCTCGACGCTATCCGCGCCGCTGTTGCGGAAGGATTCACCGCGGTGAAGTTTCACCCCTTCCGCGAGGCCCGACGGGATATCGAACTGGCCCAGGCGATCAGGCAGGAGTTCCCACATATCGACCTGATGATCGACCCAGTGTGCGCGTACTCGGTGCCCGACGCGCTGGCGGTGGGCAAGGTTCTGGAGGGTCTCAACTTCTATTGGTTTGAGAACCCGATCTCGGACCTCGATCTGAAAGGGCTGGCGGTCCTTGCGAGCAAGCTCAGCGTGCCACTGGCCGTTGGAGAGCAGAACTTCGCCGGATTCCCTGCGCTGCGTGAGTATTTGACAACTGGTGTCGGTTTCTATGTCCGTACCCTCGCCGAATACTCGGGTGGCGTCACGCAGCTGATGAAGGCAGCCCATGCGTGCGAGGCCTTCGGCCTCAACTATGAGATTCACAGTTATGGACCCACGCTCAATCTGGCCATGTACCTGAATGTGGCTCTTGCCGTGCGAAACTGCGAGTTCGCAGAGATCATGGTGCCGCAGAACATGTTGAGTATGGGTATGGCCGACGCGGACCTTCCCGTCGTCGACGGCGAGGGCTTCATCGCCGCTCCTCGCAAGCCGGGCCTTGGCTACGCCATCGACCGTGACAAGGTCGAGAATCTGACCATCCAGAGATTCTGA
- a CDS encoding alpha-hydroxy-acid oxidizing protein → MSNNFGDFQLGVYADALKGINSRYPFDFESIERKASEALPDWVYRYVSSACGDGRTQRANVDAFSHYGIVPRMMVSPPQRDLSIELFGKRLDSPIFMCPVGMAGLCAPDFQGDVAAARASAATGVPFTLSTFSQAPMEDVIKQTGTTPSFFQLYLPGDRELAASFINRAEASGYSGLVLTVDTWALGFRPADLERGNFPQFRGFCMQNYYSDENFTKHLAKPPHEDQSAALEHYGKIFQHPVTWEDLRWIRTQTQLPIAVKGIQHPDDARIAIDCGADVLYCTNHGGRQANSAIPAIQLLPRVVAAAGSTPVMFDSGVRDATDAVIALALGATAVGIGRPYVYALSYGGTESLAHYLKSFLAELDLCLAVCGFKDVASLKEAGCEQVTSAS, encoded by the coding sequence GTGTCCAATAACTTTGGAGACTTTCAACTCGGCGTCTATGCCGATGCATTGAAGGGCATCAACTCACGCTATCCGTTCGACTTCGAGTCGATCGAGCGGAAGGCATCCGAGGCCCTGCCCGACTGGGTGTACCGGTATGTTTCGTCGGCATGCGGGGACGGGCGGACCCAGCGGGCGAATGTTGACGCATTCTCGCACTACGGAATCGTGCCCAGGATGATGGTCAGCCCTCCCCAGCGTGATCTCTCGATCGAATTGTTCGGCAAGCGTCTCGACTCTCCCATTTTCATGTGCCCAGTCGGGATGGCCGGCTTGTGTGCACCTGATTTTCAGGGTGACGTGGCCGCCGCGCGTGCATCGGCCGCTACAGGTGTGCCGTTCACGCTATCGACGTTCTCGCAGGCGCCGATGGAGGATGTCATCAAACAGACTGGCACCACCCCAAGCTTCTTTCAGTTGTACCTACCCGGGGACCGGGAACTGGCGGCCAGCTTCATCAATCGTGCTGAGGCCAGTGGCTATTCCGGCTTAGTGCTCACCGTTGATACCTGGGCTCTTGGCTTCCGGCCTGCCGATCTGGAGCGCGGAAACTTTCCGCAGTTCCGCGGCTTCTGCATGCAGAACTATTACTCCGATGAGAATTTCACCAAGCATCTGGCGAAGCCACCGCACGAGGATCAGTCCGCTGCTCTTGAGCACTACGGCAAGATCTTTCAGCACCCGGTGACCTGGGAGGATCTGCGTTGGATCCGGACCCAAACCCAGCTTCCCATCGCGGTGAAGGGAATACAGCACCCCGACGATGCCCGCATTGCGATTGATTGCGGCGCCGATGTGTTGTACTGCACCAACCATGGTGGCCGTCAGGCGAATTCGGCGATACCCGCGATACAGCTACTGCCGCGAGTCGTTGCCGCCGCCGGCTCCACCCCAGTCATGTTCGACTCCGGGGTACGCGACGCGACAGACGCCGTCATCGCGTTGGCTCTGGGAGCGACCGCCGTGGGGATCGGCCGCCCTTACGTTTACGCCCTGTCGTACGGCGGAACGGAGAGCTTGGCTCACTACCTGAAATCCTTCCTTGCCGAGCTGGATCTATGTTTGGCGGTCTGCGGATTCAAGGACGTCGCCAGCCTCAAAGAAGCGGGCTGCGAACAGGTGACTTCCGCTAGCTAA
- a CDS encoding tautomerase family protein, translating into MPIYTCTTTESTLTTDTRTALAGEITRLHSAINHVPSTYVNVVFHELPADAIYTDGRPAAPVLVSGWTRAGHPDAETTRLATEIAAAVTRIAGIPAERVMVVFVSSPAHYAVEGGRVLPEPGHEQAWIAGSG; encoded by the coding sequence ATGCCGATCTACACCTGCACCACGACCGAATCGACGCTCACCACTGACACCAGGACTGCGCTGGCCGGCGAGATCACGCGCCTTCACTCGGCGATCAACCACGTGCCAAGCACCTACGTCAACGTCGTATTCCACGAACTGCCTGCCGACGCCATCTACACCGACGGCCGCCCAGCCGCCCCGGTACTCGTCAGTGGATGGACGCGTGCCGGCCACCCAGACGCCGAAACCACCCGTCTCGCCACCGAGATCGCCGCGGCCGTCACACGGATCGCCGGTATTCCGGCCGAACGAGTAATGGTCGTGTTCGTCAGCAGCCCGGCGCATTACGCCGTCGAGGGCGGTCGTGTCCTACCTGAACCCGGTCACGAACAAGCCTGGATCGCAGGCTCGGGCTAG
- the mdlC gene encoding benzoylformate decarboxylase, with the protein MSTVKTIQDVTYDLLRALGLTTVFGNPGSTEETFLKNFPDDFSYVLGLQEASVLAMADGFAQSTGRPALVNVHTSAGLGNAMGSLVAAYKGNIPLIVTAGQQTREMVLCEPYLTNRDETVFPQPWVKWAYQPARAEDVPAAFMRAYAVALQPPAGPVFLSIPLDDWEKPALGPAVVRAVSHRVGPDTQRLCCFADRINRAERPLLVFGPEVDRSDAWEAGVRFAEKVGAPVYGSPLPDRVSFPEDHRLYQGQLPMTIAGVTELVRGHDLVVVIGAQVFRYYPYVAGEYLPEGTELIQITADPELAGAAPVGDSLLGDPLLALQDIVGMVEDHSDRSVPARQIPTSVVDVTGSAPLDPDAVWSTLSTVKPADSPLVTESTSTMAQQLRFLPTTRPASFFATASGGIGWGVPGAVGIALGDRARGVKRTVLATIGDGSFQYSVQAIWTAAQHRLPVVFVVMRNGEYSILKSFAELEKTPGVPGLDLPDLDIASIAAGFGCRAVNVDSTDELVREFTTALEADGPTVIVVPTKPQPAHLG; encoded by the coding sequence ATGTCAACAGTGAAGACCATCCAGGATGTGACCTATGACCTGCTTCGTGCGCTTGGTTTGACGACGGTGTTCGGTAATCCCGGGTCCACCGAAGAGACCTTCTTGAAGAACTTTCCCGACGATTTCAGTTATGTCTTGGGATTGCAGGAAGCGTCGGTGCTGGCAATGGCCGACGGGTTCGCACAATCGACCGGCAGGCCCGCATTGGTCAACGTGCACACCAGTGCGGGACTCGGCAATGCGATGGGCAGCCTGGTAGCAGCCTACAAGGGCAACATCCCGCTAATCGTCACAGCGGGTCAGCAGACGCGTGAAATGGTCTTGTGCGAACCGTATTTGACAAACCGCGATGAAACCGTGTTTCCGCAGCCGTGGGTCAAGTGGGCCTATCAACCGGCACGTGCCGAGGATGTGCCTGCGGCGTTCATGCGCGCATATGCGGTGGCGCTTCAGCCACCGGCGGGGCCGGTGTTCCTGTCGATCCCACTTGACGATTGGGAGAAACCCGCGTTGGGTCCTGCCGTCGTCCGCGCGGTGAGCCACCGGGTCGGCCCCGACACCCAGCGACTGTGCTGTTTCGCCGACCGCATCAACCGCGCGGAACGACCCTTGCTGGTGTTCGGTCCCGAGGTCGACCGAAGCGACGCCTGGGAGGCCGGCGTGCGGTTCGCGGAAAAGGTCGGGGCGCCCGTATACGGCAGCCCGCTTCCCGACCGGGTGTCGTTTCCGGAGGATCACCGGCTATATCAGGGACAGTTGCCGATGACGATCGCCGGAGTGACAGAGCTTGTGCGGGGCCACGACCTCGTCGTTGTGATCGGCGCGCAGGTCTTTCGTTACTACCCCTATGTGGCTGGCGAGTACCTACCCGAGGGGACCGAACTAATCCAGATCACTGCCGATCCGGAGTTGGCGGGCGCCGCGCCGGTCGGCGACAGCCTGCTCGGTGATCCCCTGCTGGCATTACAGGACATCGTCGGCATGGTGGAGGACCACAGTGACCGGTCGGTCCCGGCTAGGCAGATACCCACCTCAGTGGTTGACGTGACGGGATCGGCACCCCTCGACCCCGACGCGGTGTGGTCGACGTTGAGCACTGTCAAACCCGCCGATTCGCCGTTGGTGACGGAATCGACATCGACCATGGCCCAACAACTCCGATTCCTGCCTACCACCCGTCCGGCTTCGTTCTTCGCCACTGCCAGTGGTGGTATCGGATGGGGAGTTCCCGGTGCGGTGGGCATCGCGCTGGGAGACCGCGCCCGGGGAGTCAAGCGCACCGTGTTGGCCACCATCGGCGACGGATCGTTCCAATACTCGGTGCAGGCCATATGGACCGCCGCCCAACATCGTCTGCCGGTCGTGTTCGTCGTGATGCGCAACGGCGAGTACTCAATCCTCAAGTCGTTTGCGGAATTGGAGAAAACTCCAGGCGTGCCGGGACTGGATCTGCCCGACCTCGACATCGCCTCTATTGCAGCGGGTTTCGGGTGTCGGGCGGTCAATGTGGACAGTACCGACGAGCTCGTGCGTGAGTTCACCACCGCCCTAGAGGCCGACGGGCCGACCGTCATCGTGGTGCCGACCAAACCGCAACCCGCACACCTTGGCTGA